CCGGCCAACTGAAAGAAGGCCAATGAGGTTTTAATTGAAATACTACTAAAAGAATTATAAACCACCCCACGATAGTAGAGGTCCAATCTTCGGAAATCTTTAACTTGCTCATCTGGAAATTTATTAATTTAGTGAATAATTTCTGTGGCAAAGTTAATACCGAGAATCAAAAAAATAATCCGTATTTTTACTAATTCTGAATTAGTACATTTCCAATAGGCCCTTAATAGAGCCCAAGTAATACTCTTTCCAACCTTCAACGATCTCCTCGAAGATCTCATCTGGAATATTCGTATGTTCTAATTCTACACGAGTCCGGGGACCGTCTTTTTTTAATTTAATGGTCACAATAGAACGTTGATCCGTCTCCCCGAAAAACCATTCCTGAACAAGCAAATGATTGGGCTTTACCTCCAGATTCACGCCACAAATATCTCCCTCCCATAAAGAAAACACGAATCCTTCCTCTGC
The window above is part of the Butyricimonas paravirosa genome. Proteins encoded here:
- a CDS encoding SRPBCC domain-containing protein, which translates into the protein MNFKYTIDITADPEEVFTALTNPFQIELWSGYPAEMKAEEGFVFSLWEGDICGVNLEVKPNHLLVQEWFFGETDQRSIVTIKLKKDGPRTRVELEHTNIPDEIFEEIVEGWKEYYLGSIKGLLEMY